GCGCTCCGGAGTAAGCGGCGCGATGGCGTCGCGCAGCGCTTGAACGGAAAAATCGGCCAGGGAGGGAATTCTCACACCTGTGCCCATGCCGGCGCAGGCATCGGCCAGGGTCTCCTGACCCTTGTCCAGGGGCATGTACAGGGCCGGGGTGCCGACGCCGGCCGCTTCCAGGGCCTCCTCGCCGGGCATGATCAGGGCCAGGTCGGCCTCGAAATTGGCGCGCGCCGGGCTTTCGCTTTTGCCGCAGACGTGGATGCCGGGATAGATCTTCATTAGGGTGCGCTTGTCGGCTTTTTTCAGGCTCAACCCGGGCGATATTTTCATCTTGAAGCGCAGGCGGTGCAGCGTGTCGACAATGGCGCGCAAGTCGCGGTAGGGGAGCAGGTCGCCCAGGTGGATGAAAACAAGTTTCGTTGCTTTCCGGTATTTTCGCCTGACCTGGTGGAAATGGCGGAACTTGTGGTGCAAAAGGGCGTTTTCTGTTTGAGCGAATGGGGAGACGGCGACATCGACCGGCTGGCGTTCTGCCTCGTTGGTGACGATCTGGACGGTTTTCAAGCCCGATTTTTTTGCCTTTTCCAGAAGCTTGGTGTCGGGAGCGGAAAACGGAGCGACGTCGAAGACGATCGCCCTAGTGTCGGCCAGGTCGATTTTTGCCTGGTCCTTGGCCAGGATGAAGGGGATGTTTTTTCCAGCCAGGAATTTTGCCGCCCGCTTGTCTTCGCGGGCGCAGACCATGACCCGGTTGCTTTTTTTTAACAGCGAGGCCAAGTGCGCGCAGCGGCGCAGATGCTGCAGCCCGTTCAACGGTGAGACATCGGCCCGGAAAATGACCATCAGACCAGGACTTCTCTGATCTTCTCCATGGCAAAGTCGATGTCGGCCCTGGTGATGACCAGCGGCGGGGCGAAGCGAATGATCCAGTCGTGGGTCTCCTTGCAGAGCAGCCCCTTATCCTTGAGAGCCGTCGTGTACTGGCGCGCCTTGCCGGCCGACTTTTTGAGCACCACCGCAATCAGCAGCCCCTTGCCGCGCACCAGCTTGATTTTGTTGGAACGCTTTTGCAGTTCGCGTAAGCGGGTCATGAAATAGGCGCCGTTCTCGGCGGCGCGCTCGGCCAGCTTTTCGTCGACCAGCACGTCGATGGCGGCCATGGCCACGGCACAGGCCAGCGGATTGCCGCCGAAGGTGGAACCGTGGGTGCCGGGCTTGAAGACTCCGAGCACGCTCTCGTTGGCGGCCACGGCCGAAACCGGCAGGACGCCGCCGCCGAGGGCCTTGCCCATGATGATGATGTCGGGATCGACATCTTCGTACTGGTAGGCGAACAGCTTGCCGGTGCGGCAGAAGCCGGTCTGGATCTCGTCTACGGCCAGCAGGATTTTGTTCTTCTTGGCGATCTTGCCCAGCCCGGCCAGGAAGCCGTCGTCCGGGACCACCACGCCGGCCTCGCCCTGGATGGGCTCGACCATGATGCCGACCGTGTTCTTGTTGACCGCTTTTTCAACGGCCTTCAGGTCGTTGTAGGGAACGATCTTGAAACCCGGCATGTAAGGGCCGTAAAAATCGTGGCCGTCGGGATCGGTGGAGAAAGAGACGATGGTGGTGGTGCGGCCGTGGAAGTTGTCTTTGAAAACGATGATCTCGGCTTTGTTGGCGGCCACTTTCTTGACCTTGTAGCCCCACTTGCGCATGGTCTTGATCGCCGTTTCCACCGCTTCGGCGCCGGTGTTCATGGGCAGGATCATCTCCTTGCCGGTCAATTCGGAAAGCCTCTTAGCGAAAATGGGCCACTTATCGTTATAAAAAGCCCGGGAGGTCAGAGTCAGGATGTCGGCCTGATCCTTGAGGGCCTTGATGACGGCCGGGTGGCGATGGCCCTGGTTGACGGCCGAGTAGGCCGAAAGCATGTCGATATAGCGCTTGCCCTCGGGATCCTCGACCCAAATGCCGTCGGCCTTGGCGATGACCACTTCCAAGGGGTGGTAGTTGTGGGCCCCGTAGCGGTGTTCGATATCCATCAATTCCTGGGAACTGTATTTTTGCATGAAAGCACCTCGTTTTTAGTGTAGGGACGATCCGCCAGGCAAAATGCCGGCGGATTCACCCCTGCCATTGTATCATTTTAAACTTTTTCGTCAATAGAAGAAAAGTAGATAGTAGTCAGTAGTTAGTAGAAAGGCAATTAAGCGAAATGTTCGCTGAGCGGATAAATTTCGGTCAAACTACTTTCTACCAACTACTATCTACTGCTTACTAACTACTTTTATCTCTTCTAATGTTGATTGTTTTTAACGAATTAATTATACTATTTATTCAGGCACCGGAAGCGGACGCCGAGGAGGGAGCATGAAGGCTGAAAAAATCTTGGAAAACAAGGGCAAGGAGGTGTACTCGGTCCATGTCGACGCCATTGTCAACGATGCCATGCAGGTCATGAGCGACAAGAACGTCGGCGCCCTGATGGTCCTGGACGGTCAACGGAATGTCCAAGGCATCGTTTCCGAACGGGATATCATGCGCAGCTGCTACCGCAGCCAGGCCAATGTCAAGGGACTGGCGGTCAGGGAGGTCATGACTCCGCGCGAGAAACTGATCGTGGCCCGGGCCGAGGACGATGTCAACGACCTGATGGCGGCCATGACCCAGAACCGCATCCGCCACATCCCGGTGGTCGACGAACGCGACAAGGTCGTGGGCATGATCTCCATCGGCGATATCATCAAGGCGAATCTCAAGGACAAGGACTACCAGATCCGCCATTTGAAAGATTACATCGAGAGCAAATATCCTTTATAGGGCTTGGTTGACGGTTTAGGGTATACGGTATACGGTGAAAGAGAAGGCCATAAAGCCTTCTTCAATCTTGTTTCGTTTTGATTTTTTACCGTAAACCGTCTACCGTGAACCGTATACCGAGTTCTTTTCTGCCAGCACCTGCTCGCCGAACCACTTCCAAATGGCGCGGTGAAATGCCAGCGTCGGCGGGTTGTCCTGCAGGAAAGACAGGGGGTTGAAATCCGAGGGATCGCCGGTTTTTTGGTGCAGGAAAAGCCCCTTGCGGTAAAGGGTATGGCGCTCGGGATGGAACTGGATCCCCAAGACATTGGGAAAAAGGGAGTGCTCGGCCGCTTCCGCTATCCTGCCGTCCAGTGAGGTGGCGGTCACGCGCAGGCTGGCGCCCAGCTTGCCTATGGCTTGGTGATGGGCCGTGGCCACGAAAGGCCGGTCGGTGCCGGCGAATCCCATGCGGCGCAGGAAAATGCTGTCCCGGCCCAGGCGGATGCGATGGAAGGTCATCCTCAATTCCGCGTCGTTGGGGAAAAGCTTTTCCATGTAGACGCCCGAATGGACCGCATCGGGGCCGGCGGCCAGGACCTCTTGCACCGTTTTCTGGCCGTAGATGTCGCCTGGAATATCCTGGACCAGCGTGCCGCCAAGGGCCACGTTCAGGCTCTGGAGGCCGAGGCAGATGGCCAGGACAGGGAACTCCCGGCGCCCGGACAGGAACGGGACAAACGACGGATTGCGGCTACCGCCCAGCAGATGGAAGAGGAACGATATCTCGTATAAATGGCGCGCCGGCGTCGTCGGCTCGCTGAGCAGGCTGGTACCCTGTCCATACAGCGCCGGCGGAATGTCCATGCCGCCGGTGAAGATGATGCCGCTGGCAGCCGCGAAGATCTCCCTGAATTGCGAGGTCCAGAGATTCTCCTTGAAAAGGTCCGCCATCTCGACCCGGCCGGTGACCTTGCGGAAACGCACCCAATCGACATGCTCGCGCTGGACATAGGCGAAGGCCTCCTGGTAGGCCGCGGCTTCCTCCTCGTTGGCGAACTCGTCCTCGTGATAGATGCCCAGTAAAGTCATCTTTTTCAGCGGGATGATGTCCTTTTCGAACATTTCCACTATGTTCTTGACCTGGAAGAGGGTGGGATGGGTCATGACGATGACCGGCACCCCCGGCAAGGTCAGGCTTTCTGCTTCAGCCGCCGCCAGGGCGAAGGGGAAGAGGAGTAGACAAAAAATGGACCGGCTCAGTTTTTTCATGGATGCTCCTCGGGCGAAAAAATTGGGGGGAGGCTTGCGCCATCCCCCATGGCTTATTCGCTGAATTTTTTCAAGAGCAGGGAAGCGTTGGTGCCGCCGAACCCGAAGGAATTGGAGAGGGCGTAAGGGATGTCCCGCTTGACCCCCTGGTTGGGAGTGTAATTCAGATCGCATTCGGGGTCGGGGGTTTCGTAATTGATGGTCGGCGGGATGAAGGAGTTGAGCATGGCCAGGATGGTGAAGGCCACCTCGGCGCTGCCGGTGGCTCCCAGCATGTGTCCGGTCATGGACTTGGTTGAGCTGACCGCCAGCTTGTAGGCGTGGGCGCCGAACAGGCGCTTGATGGCGTGGGTTTCCAGCTTGTCGTTGAGTTCGGTGGACGTGCCGTGGGCGTTGATGTAGACGATGTCTTCGGGTCGCAGTCCGGCGTCGGCCAGGGCGAGCTTCATCACCCGGTAGGCGCCGTCAGCGTCGGGATCGGGAGCGGTCATGTGATAAGCGTCGCCGGTGAAACCGTAGCCGACGATTTCGGCGAAGATGCGGGCCCCGCGCTTGCTGGCGTGCTCCAGCGACTCCAGTACCAGTATGGCCGAGCCTTCGCCGATGACGAAGCCGTCGCGATCCTTGTCGAACGGCCGCGAGGCTTTTTGCGGCTGGTCGTTGCGGGTGGAAAGGGCGCGCATGGCGTTGAACCCGGCCACGCCCAGCGGCGAGATCGGATATTCGGCCCCGCCGGCCAGCATGACGTTCGCCTCGCCGCGCTGGATGATGCGCATGGAGTCGCCGAGGGCATGGGTGCCGGAGGCGCAGGCGGTGCAGTTGGCCAGGTTGGGGCCCTTGAAGCCAAACTTGATGGAGACCTGGCCGGCAGCCAGGTTGGCAATGCTGGCCGGCAGGAAGAAGGGCGATATCCGATCCGGCCCCTTCTGCATCAAAATTTCCTTGTTGGTCTCGATGGTTTGGATGCCGCCGATGCCGGAGCCGATGTAGACACCGGCTTTTTCCCTGTCGATGGCGTTGAGATCCAGTCCCGAATCCTTGACCGCTTCTTCCGCGGCGATCAAAGCGAACTGGATGAAGGGATCGAATTTCCTAACTTCCTTCCTGTCGAAGTACTGGTTCGAGTCGTAGTTCTTGACCTCGCCGGCGATCTTGCTGGCATGCTGGCTGGCGTCGAAGCGGGTGATCATGCCGATGCCGCTGCGCCCGTTGCTGATGTTTTCCCAGTTTTCGCCTTTGTTTTTCCCGGTCGGGGTGATCAGGCCAATCCCGGTGACGACCACCCGGTGCAAAGGTATGGTTTTGCTGCTAAAAAAAGTCATGTTTTTGAAACAGGACTACTGGGCTTTCTTCAGTACATAGTCGACGGCCGAGCCGACGGTCAGGAGTTTCTCGGCATCTTCCTCGGGGATCTTCAGGGAGAATTCGTCTTCCAGAGCCATGATCAGCTCCACCTGGTCCAGGGAGTCGGCACCCAGGTCTTCAACGAACTTGGCGTCTTCGGTAACCTGGTCTTCGCCAACATTCAGCTTTTCAGCCACCACTGCTTTCACTTTGCCCAAGATTTCATCTTTTTTCATTTTTTCCTCCTTGGATTTTAAATCAAAAGCCCGCCTGAAACGTTGATCACGGTTCCAGTTATATATTGAGCGGCAGGCGATATCAGGAATTGGACGGCCGCGGCCACGTCGTCGGGAGTGCCGGCCCGCTTCAGCGCGATCTGGGCGATGTAGGCTTCCTTGACGCTGTCGGGCAGTTTTTCGGTCATTTCGGTGAGGATGAATCCCGGAGCCACCGCGTTGACGGTGATATTTCGGCCGCCCAGTTCGCGGGCCATGGATTTGGTCAAGGCGATGACCCCGGCTTTTGACGAGGCGTAATTCGCCTGCCCGGCCGTGCCCAGGATGCCGCTGACCGATGCCATGTTGACGATCCGGCCGAAGCGCTTTTTCATCATTTCCTTGGCCGCGACCTGCGAGCACAGGAAAGTCCCCTTGAGGTTGATGTCCAGCACCAGGTCCCAGTCGCTTTCGCTCATGCGTATGGAGAGGTTGTCGCGGGTGATGCCGGCGTTGTTGACCAGAACATCGACCGAACCGAAGGCGGCTACGGCCTGCTTGATCAGTCCTTCGGCGTCCTTGGCGCTGGCGACATCGGTTTTCACGGCCAGAACGCCGGCGCCCGTTTTTTCGATTTCGGCGGCCGTTTTCAGCGCTTCCTCGTATAGGATGTCGGAAACGACGATGTTCATGCCCGCCTGGGCCAGTTTTTGGGCGATGGCCTTGCCGATGCCGCGCGCCGCGCCGGTGATGACCGCCGTTTGCCGTGCATCAGACATTTTTCAACTCCGGTAGCGAAATTTGCGTTTTTTCGATCTCCAGGGAGATCTTTTCCAGTACCTTTTGCGAGATGAATTTGTAGCTGAGGTAAACGGCGTTCTTGATGGCTTTGGCGTTGGAACTGCCGTGGCCGATGATGACGATGCCGTTGACCCCGAGCAGCAGCGCTCCGCCGTACTCGGCGTAATCGAGCTTCTTTTTGATGCGGCCGAGCGAGTGCCTGAGGAAGAAGAAACCGATCTTGGAAAAAATGTTGGACATGATTTCCCGCTTCAGCATCGACAGCATGACGCCGACCACCCCTTCGGAGATCTTGAGGGCGACGTTGCCGGTGAAGCCGTCGGTGACGATCAGGTCGGCTTCGCCCAGGTACACGTCGCGGCCTTCGACGTTGCCGATGAAATTGATGTCGAGTTGCTTGAGCAGATTGTGGGTGGTCTTGGTCAATTCGTTGCCCTTGACCTCCTCCTCGCCGATGTTCATCAAGCCGATGCGGGGATTCTTGACGCCATACACGTTTTCCAGGTAGACCTTGCCCATCAGGGCGAATTGCACCAGGTTGTGCGGTTTTGAATCGGTGTTGGCCCCGACGTCGACCAGCAGCGAATTTCCCTTCAGGGTGGGGATCATGATGGCCAGGGCCGGGCGGTCGATGTTTTTAATCGTGCCCAGGACGGTCTTGGCCAGGGCCATGACGGCGCCGGTGTTGCCGGCCGACACCATGGCTTTGGCCTTGTCGTTCTTGACCAGGTCGATTGCTTTTTTGATCGATGTTTCCTCGCGTTTCCGCCAGTAGGAGAGAAAATGCTCCTTCATGGAAATTTCTTCCAGGGCATCGATGATCTCCAGGCGGTCGAGGCGGACGTTGCGATATTTTTTCAGTTCCTTGTTGATCTCTTTTTCTTTGCCGACCAGTATGATCTTGAAGCCGTCATCGCGCTGGTTTTCGCGAATGTAGTCGACCACGCCTTCGATGACGATGGCGGGCGCGTCGTCGCCGCCCATGGCGTCAACGGCTATCTTTACGGTTTCCATCGAATCAGGCTTCAGCACCCTTGACGATCTGTTTTCCCTGGTAATAGCCGCAGTTGCCGCATACGCGGTGGGGCAGCTTGGGTTCGCTGCATTTGGGGCAGACCGACAGTCCCTCCACCTTCAGCGCGTGGTGCGACCGCCTTTTATTCTTTCTGGCATGGGAATGTCTCCGTTTCGGTTGGGCCATTGTTCACCTCTTTACTTTTTCGAATAAAAACTTGATTTCATTTTTGGACTGGTCGCAGGGGCAGGCGCTGCGGTTCAAATTGGCGCCGCAGCCGGGGCAGATCCCCTTGCAGTCGGGGCTGCAGACCGGTTTGAAGGGAATGAAAAGGTTGACCTGTTCGATCAGGATCTTTTCCAGGTCGATCTGGTCGTTTTCAAAAAATATGTATTCCAGTTCTTCCTCATCCAGGGACGTGCTGCGTATATCCACCAGTTCCTTGGGAAAAAGGATGATATCGAAACGGGAGTTGATCTTGAGCTCGAACTGTTCCAGGCAACGGACGCAGACCAGGGAGATGGCGGTCTTGATCTTGCCCTGGGCCTGGATGCGCTGGTTCTCCCTTTTAAAAAATATCTGATAGTTTAGGCCCTCGACGAAAAAACTCTCGTCTTCCAGCAGACGGGCGCTGTCCAGATCGATGGTGTCGTTGAGCGCAAGGCCTTGTTCAGCAATTCGGTTGACGTTGATGATCATTGGTTTCTCTTTTTCCAAACCAGATAAACAAGTTCTTTTTTATACCATATTTTCACGGCCCTGTCAAACGGCTACGGCGCCGGCTCATGAAATCGGGAGCAGCTCGGGTTTCACCAGGCCGGGGCGGCGGCGGGCTTGCCATAGGTGAACAGCGCGGCCCGATCGAGGTCCAGGTACTGGCGGATAAAACCGTTGATGCTATCGCAGGTCGCGGCATTGACTTCGGCGATGATGGCGGCCACCGACTGTTCTTTTTTGAAGTACAGCTCCTGGTTGGTATTGAAGCTCATCTTGGACACGTTGTTTTCCAGGCCGAGGATAATGGACGATTTCATGTGGTCCTTGGCCCTTTCCAGCTCGTCGGCGCGGATCCCCTCCTCCTTCAGCCGTTCGATCTCGGATTTGACCGCTCGCAGGTAAGCCGCGAGATTTTCGGGTTCGATCACGGCGTAGATGATCTGGATGCCGCATTCCAGGTAGGAATCGATGAAGGAGCTCACCGTGTAGGCCAGCCCCTTCTCCTCGCGGATGCTTTGAAAGAGGCGCGAACTCATGCCGGCGCCCAGGATATCGTTCATGACCATGAAGCTGTGGCGGAAAGGCGACAGCAGCGAGATGCTGTCCAGGGCAATGATCGCGTAGCATTGGCCCAGGGAGTCGTTGCTCTTGAAAAAACGCCGCGACTGGAAGCCGGCTTGGTCGAAGGCAAGGTTGCGGACCGGCCGGGCCGGGAAACAGCCGAAGAAATCGCCCGCCAGTTCGACCAGGTCGCGGTGCTCGATGTTGCCCACGGCTGATAGCAGGAGGTTTTCCGGGGCGTATTGCCTCCGGTAATAATCGAAAACCTGGCCGTGCTGTAGCCGGACCACCCGCTTTTCGCTGCCGCCGATCGGGTAACCGAGGGCGTTGTCCTCGTAGATTTTTTCGTAGAATGTCTCGAAGGCGTTGCTTTCGGGATTGTCTTCGGCTTCCCTGACCTCCTGGATGATGACATTCTTCTCCTTGGCAAACTCTTCCTCGGGAAAGGTCGAGTTCAGCACGATGTCGGAAAGGAGGTGAAAGGAGTCGGCCAGTTTTTCATCGATGGACTTGATGTAAAACTGGGT
Above is a genomic segment from Candidatus Aminicenantes bacterium containing:
- the rocD gene encoding ornithine--oxo-acid transaminase, with the translated sequence MQKYSSQELMDIEHRYGAHNYHPLEVVIAKADGIWVEDPEGKRYIDMLSAYSAVNQGHRHPAVIKALKDQADILTLTSRAFYNDKWPIFAKRLSELTGKEMILPMNTGAEAVETAIKTMRKWGYKVKKVAANKAEIIVFKDNFHGRTTTIVSFSTDPDGHDFYGPYMPGFKIVPYNDLKAVEKAVNKNTVGIMVEPIQGEAGVVVPDDGFLAGLGKIAKKNKILLAVDEIQTGFCRTGKLFAYQYEDVDPDIIIMGKALGGGVLPVSAVAANESVLGVFKPGTHGSTFGGNPLACAVAMAAIDVLVDEKLAERAAENGAYFMTRLRELQKRSNKIKLVRGKGLLIAVVLKKSAGKARQYTTALKDKGLLCKETHDWIIRFAPPLVITRADIDFAMEKIREVLV
- the rpmF gene encoding 50S ribosomal protein L32, translating into MAQPKRRHSHARKNKRRSHHALKVEGLSVCPKCSEPKLPHRVCGNCGYYQGKQIVKGAEA
- a CDS encoding CBS domain-containing protein, coding for MKAEKILENKGKEVYSVHVDAIVNDAMQVMSDKNVGALMVLDGQRNVQGIVSERDIMRSCYRSQANVKGLAVREVMTPREKLIVARAEDDVNDLMAAMTQNRIRHIPVVDERDKVVGMISIGDIIKANLKDKDYQIRHLKDYIESKYPL
- a CDS encoding gamma-glutamyl-gamma-aminobutyrate hydrolase family protein (Members of this family of hydrolases with an active site Cys residue belong to MEROPS family C26.) — its product is MKKLSRSIFCLLLFPFALAAAEAESLTLPGVPVIVMTHPTLFQVKNIVEMFEKDIIPLKKMTLLGIYHEDEFANEEEAAAYQEAFAYVQREHVDWVRFRKVTGRVEMADLFKENLWTSQFREIFAAASGIIFTGGMDIPPALYGQGTSLLSEPTTPARHLYEISFLFHLLGGSRNPSFVPFLSGRREFPVLAICLGLQSLNVALGGTLVQDIPGDIYGQKTVQEVLAAGPDAVHSGVYMEKLFPNDAELRMTFHRIRLGRDSIFLRRMGFAGTDRPFVATAHHQAIGKLGASLRVTATSLDGRIAEAAEHSLFPNVLGIQFHPERHTLYRKGLFLHQKTGDPSDFNPLSFLQDNPPTLAFHRAIWKWFGEQVLAEKNSVYGSR
- the plsX gene encoding phosphate acyltransferase PlsX — protein: METVKIAVDAMGGDDAPAIVIEGVVDYIRENQRDDGFKIILVGKEKEINKELKKYRNVRLDRLEIIDALEEISMKEHFLSYWRKREETSIKKAIDLVKNDKAKAMVSAGNTGAVMALAKTVLGTIKNIDRPALAIMIPTLKGNSLLVDVGANTDSKPHNLVQFALMGKVYLENVYGVKNPRIGLMNIGEEEVKGNELTKTTHNLLKQLDINFIGNVEGRDVYLGEADLIVTDGFTGNVALKISEGVVGVMLSMLKREIMSNIFSKIGFFFLRHSLGRIKKKLDYAEYGGALLLGVNGIVIIGHGSSNAKAIKNAVYLSYKFISQKVLEKISLEIEKTQISLPELKNV
- the acpP gene encoding acyl carrier protein, translating into MKKDEILGKVKAVVAEKLNVGEDQVTEDAKFVEDLGADSLDQVELIMALEDEFSLKIPEEDAEKLLTVGSAVDYVLKKAQ
- a CDS encoding DUF177 domain-containing protein, whose amino-acid sequence is MIINVNRIAEQGLALNDTIDLDSARLLEDESFFVEGLNYQIFFKRENQRIQAQGKIKTAISLVCVRCLEQFELKINSRFDIILFPKELVDIRSTSLDEEELEYIFFENDQIDLEKILIEQVNLFIPFKPVCSPDCKGICPGCGANLNRSACPCDQSKNEIKFLFEKVKR
- the fabG gene encoding 3-oxoacyl-[acyl-carrier-protein] reductase; translated protein: MSDARQTAVITGAARGIGKAIAQKLAQAGMNIVVSDILYEEALKTAAEIEKTGAGVLAVKTDVASAKDAEGLIKQAVAAFGSVDVLVNNAGITRDNLSIRMSESDWDLVLDINLKGTFLCSQVAAKEMMKKRFGRIVNMASVSGILGTAGQANYASSKAGVIALTKSMARELGGRNITVNAVAPGFILTEMTEKLPDSVKEAYIAQIALKRAGTPDDVAAAVQFLISPAAQYITGTVINVSGGLLI
- a CDS encoding pitrilysin family protein, which codes for MVQKTVLPCGLTVISEKFPEFPSFALSYTLKSGSRAETQEENGIHHLIEHMIFKGSQNYDLKQIADMADRLGGRLNAFTGKEITQFYIKSIDEKLADSFHLLSDIVLNSTFPEEEFAKEKNVIIQEVREAEDNPESNAFETFYEKIYEDNALGYPIGGSEKRVVRLQHGQVFDYYRRQYAPENLLLSAVGNIEHRDLVELAGDFFGCFPARPVRNLAFDQAGFQSRRFFKSNDSLGQCYAIIALDSISLLSPFRHSFMVMNDILGAGMSSRLFQSIREEKGLAYTVSSFIDSYLECGIQIIYAVIEPENLAAYLRAVKSEIERLKEEGIRADELERAKDHMKSSIILGLENNVSKMSFNTNQELYFKKEQSVAAIIAEVNAATCDSINGFIRQYLDLDRAALFTYGKPAAAPAW
- the fabF gene encoding beta-ketoacyl-ACP synthase II — protein: MTFFSSKTIPLHRVVVTGIGLITPTGKNKGENWENISNGRSGIGMITRFDASQHASKIAGEVKNYDSNQYFDRKEVRKFDPFIQFALIAAEEAVKDSGLDLNAIDREKAGVYIGSGIGGIQTIETNKEILMQKGPDRISPFFLPASIANLAAGQVSIKFGFKGPNLANCTACASGTHALGDSMRIIQRGEANVMLAGGAEYPISPLGVAGFNAMRALSTRNDQPQKASRPFDKDRDGFVIGEGSAILVLESLEHASKRGARIFAEIVGYGFTGDAYHMTAPDPDADGAYRVMKLALADAGLRPEDIVYINAHGTSTELNDKLETHAIKRLFGAHAYKLAVSSTKSMTGHMLGATGSAEVAFTILAMLNSFIPPTINYETPDPECDLNYTPNQGVKRDIPYALSNSFGFGGTNASLLLKKFSE